The following proteins are co-located in the Camelina sativa cultivar DH55 chromosome 12, Cs, whole genome shotgun sequence genome:
- the LOC104733023 gene encoding uncharacterized protein LOC104733023 — protein sequence MSSLKSRVTSISSHNLHHSEERVPLRSESDQSCLNSSPEFDFCLRQNSKQRVSHADELFSDWKSLSHLATDTISKKTDVTSPRSNLPTLAVKSDTRGSDSEGDDPSFGCGFWLVRSKSVGYSMRNKKTNSSSEYQRSNSEPQKKKKMKNLKKMNSTEFRAPRSMNSPALNVPLADIFCLGPVFSGSRDRRK from the coding sequence ATGAGTAGTCTTAAAAGCAGAGTTACCTCAATATCATCTCACAATCTTCACCATTCCGAAGAGAGAGTCCCTCTCCGATCAGAATCAGACCAGTCATGTCTCAATTCAAGCCCCGAGTTCGATTTTTGTCTACGACAGAATTCAAAACAACGGGTTTCTCACGCAGACGAGCTCTTCTCAGACTGGAAAAGCCTCTCTCACTTGGCCACCGACACGATTTCTAAGAAGACCGATGTTACTTCTCCGAGAAGCAATCTCCCAACCCTAGCCGTGAAATCCGACACAAGAGGTTCTGACTCAGAAGGTGATGATCCAAGTTTTGGGTGTGGGTTTTGGCTTGTCCGAAGCAAATCTGTTGGGTACTCaatgagaaacaagaaaactaatTCTTCTTCGGAGTATCAACGGAGCAATAGTGAAccgcaaaagaagaagaagatgaagaatttgaagaagatgaattctACAGAGTTTAGAGCTCCAAGATCCATGAATAGTCCGGCGTTGAATGTCCCATTGGCTGATATATTTTGCTTAGGCCCTGTTTTTTCCGGTAGCCGTGATCGGAGAAAGTGA
- the LOC104733024 gene encoding heptahelical transmembrane protein 3-like isoform X1 has protein sequence MQILLDVVIVSNSVTSTSKVMTEESQLQHSQVEHQLRREVEIQSHLRHPNILMLYGYFYDQVISISILGLLAIITLLSPALSSPRFRANLSLAMGSSAVIPATHALCLYWDHPNVFIALGYEIATGLSYALGAAFYVSRVPERWKPGGFDMAGHSHQIFHVFVVFGALAHCVTTLFIIDFVRASPSCGI, from the exons ATGCAGATATTACTTGATGTTGTGATAGTTTCGAATTCGGTAACCTCTACATCAAAGGTAATGACAGAAGAGAGCCAGCTTCAACATTCTCAAGTTGAACACCAGCTCAGAAGAGAAGTCGAGATTCAGTCTCATCTTCGCCACCCCAATATACTCATGCTATACGGTTACTTCTATGATCAA GTGATATCGATCTCAATCCTCGGCCTCCTCGCTATCATCACTCTCCTCTCTCCAGCTCTCTCATCGCCGCGGTTCAGAGCAAATCTTTCCCTAGCAATGGGATCATCTGCTGTGATACCTGCTACACATGCGCTTTGCCTTTACTGGGATCACCCTAACGTGTTCATCGCCCTCGGTTACGAGATTGCCACGGGCTTGTCGTATGCTTTGGGAGCAGCGTTTTATGTTAGTCGTGTGCCTGAGAGATGGAAGCCTGGAGGGTTTGATATGGCAGGACATAGCCATCAGATATTCCATGTGTTTGTAGTTTTTGGTGCTCTTGCTCATTGTGTAACCACTCTTTTCATCATTGATTTTGTACGGGCTTCCCCTTCTTGTGGGATTTAG
- the LOC104733024 gene encoding heptahelical transmembrane protein 3-like isoform X2 has protein sequence MTEESQLQHSQVEHQLRREVEIQSHLRHPNILMLYGYFYDQVISISILGLLAIITLLSPALSSPRFRANLSLAMGSSAVIPATHALCLYWDHPNVFIALGYEIATGLSYALGAAFYVSRVPERWKPGGFDMAGHSHQIFHVFVVFGALAHCVTTLFIIDFVRASPSCGI, from the exons ATGACAGAAGAGAGCCAGCTTCAACATTCTCAAGTTGAACACCAGCTCAGAAGAGAAGTCGAGATTCAGTCTCATCTTCGCCACCCCAATATACTCATGCTATACGGTTACTTCTATGATCAA GTGATATCGATCTCAATCCTCGGCCTCCTCGCTATCATCACTCTCCTCTCTCCAGCTCTCTCATCGCCGCGGTTCAGAGCAAATCTTTCCCTAGCAATGGGATCATCTGCTGTGATACCTGCTACACATGCGCTTTGCCTTTACTGGGATCACCCTAACGTGTTCATCGCCCTCGGTTACGAGATTGCCACGGGCTTGTCGTATGCTTTGGGAGCAGCGTTTTATGTTAGTCGTGTGCCTGAGAGATGGAAGCCTGGAGGGTTTGATATGGCAGGACATAGCCATCAGATATTCCATGTGTTTGTAGTTTTTGGTGCTCTTGCTCATTGTGTAACCACTCTTTTCATCATTGATTTTGTACGGGCTTCCCCTTCTTGTGGGATTTAG
- the LOC104733026 gene encoding uncharacterized protein LOC104733026 codes for MADILSKPSMEQLFFSVDPMSLILSQNADTHQLKLLLDGFSGFERGPRYDEYSKLRESKLRMKRDFQKYLDEEDVEEPRIKKQVRFEGNSVISPEKVKFSPEEKKKQSRFGLSPMRKAVPSSLAQSVPDFSAVLRKENRRPVNYNTTTTTPPASKSRNGGVLSGSVSRGSKSASAGEKKSKGMMMMGMARKSYANVEDLKKMSMAAASAINGSGGGGRRVGDGGGGRRTILGYRQIY; via the coding sequence ATGGCGGATATACTCTCGAAACCGAGCATGGAACAACTGTTCTTCTCTGTAGATCCGATGTCTCTTATACTCTCTCAAAACGCCGACACTCATCAGCTTAAACTCTTGTTAGACGGTTTCTCCGGTTTCGAAAGAGGTCCAAGATATGACGAATACTCCAAACTACGCGAATCAAAGCTTCGTATGAAACGTGATTTCCAGAAATATCTCGACGAGGAAGACGTAGAAGAGCCGAGGATCAAAAAACAAGTCAGATTCGAGGGCAATTCGGTAATTTCACCAGAAAAAGTTAAGTTTTCgccggaggagaagaagaaacagagtagaTTTGGGTTATCTCCGATGAGAAAAGCTGTGCCGTCTTCGTTGGCTCAATCGGTTCCTGATTTCTCCGCCGTGTTACGTAAAGAGAATCGTCGTCCGGTGAATTAcaacactactactactactccgCCGGCTTCGAAGAGTAGAAACGGCGGCGTTTTGTCGGGATCGGTTTCGAGAGGGAGCAAGTCGGCGAGTGCAGGGGAGAAGAAGAGTaaagggatgatgatgatgggaatGGCTCGTAAGAGTTACGCGAATGTTGAGGATCTTAAGAAAATGTCCATGGCGGCTGCTTCTGCTATTAATGGAAGCGGTGGAGGAGGGAGAAGAGTCggtgacggtggtggtggtcgcCGGACTATTCTTGGTTACAGACAAATTTACTGA
- the LOC104733027 gene encoding chloroplastic group IIB intron splicing facilitator CRS2-A, chloroplastic isoform X2, with protein MAMFCALSSPVTSLLYPKAYKLGQAKSNSKRSLCSKRASLPVSDNNLKFEYTPWLIVGLGNPGLKYYGTRHNIGFEMIDHIAQATDISMNTIQSKALVGIGSVGEVPILLVKPQAYMNFSGESVGPLAAYYQIPLRHILMIYDDMGLPNGVLRLQPKGGHSQHNGLKNVTEHLNGCRGYPRLSIGIGNPPGNMDMKAFLLQKFSPLEREQIDDGLEQGVEGVKTLIEEGFSDSISRFNLGQKYKFRTV; from the exons ATGG CGATGTTTTGTGCGTTGTCTTCTCCAGTCACATCTCTTCTCTACCCTAAAGCTTATAAACTGGGTCAAGCTAAATCGAATTCGAAGAGATCATTATGCTCTAAGCGTGCTTCGTTGCCTGTTTCTGATAACAATCTTAAGTTTGAATACACACCATGGCTTATCGTTGGACTTGGTAACCCTGGATTGAAGTATTACGGAACAAGGCACAAT ATTGGTTTTGAGATGATTGATCATATAGCTCAGGCTACAGACATTTCCATGAACACTATACAGTCCAAGGCTTTAGTTGGGATAG GTTCTGTTGGAGAAGTTCCGATTTTGTTGGTTAAACCTCAAGCATACATGAATTTTAGTGGTGAATCG GTTGGACCGTTAGCGGCGTATTATCAAATACCCTTACGCCACATCCTGATG ATATATGATGACATGGGTTTGCCTAATGGTGTCTTGAGGCTTCAACCAAAAGGAGGTCATAGCCAACACAACGG ATTAAAGAATGTGACAGAACATTTAAATGGTTGCCGCGGCTATCCCCGCTTATCAATCG GAATTGGAAATCCACCAGGTAACATGGACATGAAAGCGTTTCTTCTCCAGAAATTCAGCCCTTTGGAGCGTGAACAG ATCGATGATGGACTGGAACAAGGTGTTGAAGGTGTGAAGACACTTATTGAAGAAGGATTCAGCGATTCAATATCACGATTCAATTTGGGACAAAAATACAAGTTTCGCACAGTTTAA
- the LOC104733027 gene encoding chloroplastic group IIB intron splicing facilitator CRS2-A, chloroplastic isoform X1 produces MVTAMFCALSSPVTSLLYPKAYKLGQAKSNSKRSLCSKRASLPVSDNNLKFEYTPWLIVGLGNPGLKYYGTRHNIGFEMIDHIAQATDISMNTIQSKALVGIGSVGEVPILLVKPQAYMNFSGESVGPLAAYYQIPLRHILMIYDDMGLPNGVLRLQPKGGHSQHNGLKNVTEHLNGCRGYPRLSIGIGNPPGNMDMKAFLLQKFSPLEREQIDDGLEQGVEGVKTLIEEGFSDSISRFNLGQKYKFRTV; encoded by the exons ATGG TTACAGCGATGTTTTGTGCGTTGTCTTCTCCAGTCACATCTCTTCTCTACCCTAAAGCTTATAAACTGGGTCAAGCTAAATCGAATTCGAAGAGATCATTATGCTCTAAGCGTGCTTCGTTGCCTGTTTCTGATAACAATCTTAAGTTTGAATACACACCATGGCTTATCGTTGGACTTGGTAACCCTGGATTGAAGTATTACGGAACAAGGCACAAT ATTGGTTTTGAGATGATTGATCATATAGCTCAGGCTACAGACATTTCCATGAACACTATACAGTCCAAGGCTTTAGTTGGGATAG GTTCTGTTGGAGAAGTTCCGATTTTGTTGGTTAAACCTCAAGCATACATGAATTTTAGTGGTGAATCG GTTGGACCGTTAGCGGCGTATTATCAAATACCCTTACGCCACATCCTGATG ATATATGATGACATGGGTTTGCCTAATGGTGTCTTGAGGCTTCAACCAAAAGGAGGTCATAGCCAACACAACGG ATTAAAGAATGTGACAGAACATTTAAATGGTTGCCGCGGCTATCCCCGCTTATCAATCG GAATTGGAAATCCACCAGGTAACATGGACATGAAAGCGTTTCTTCTCCAGAAATTCAGCCCTTTGGAGCGTGAACAG ATCGATGATGGACTGGAACAAGGTGTTGAAGGTGTGAAGACACTTATTGAAGAAGGATTCAGCGATTCAATATCACGATTCAATTTGGGACAAAAATACAAGTTTCGCACAGTTTAA